One segment of Senegalia massiliensis DNA contains the following:
- the yqeB gene encoding selenium-dependent molybdenum cofactor biosynthesis protein YqeB: protein MLVIIRGAGDIATGIGHRLYMSGFDVIFLEKENPSMVRRKVSFSEAVYEDEITIENLTAKLSDSKYKSLSLIKKGIVPVMIDPDGKYIEQFKPKIIVDGILAKKNIGTYKDMADIVIGVGPGFSAGEDVETVVETKRGHMLGKVIYKGTPEPNTGIPGNIGGFTEERVLRAKSDGNIKVLKDIGTLVEKGDVVATICECQVETKISGVIRGMIRDNYYVYEGMKIGDVDPRGEEKYCYQISDKARAVAGGVLEAIMYNLYRKNNNEIK from the coding sequence ATGCTAGTAATAATAAGAGGTGCGGGAGATATAGCTACAGGAATAGGACATAGATTATATATGAGTGGTTTTGATGTTATATTTTTAGAAAAAGAAAATCCATCTATGGTTAGAAGGAAAGTTTCTTTTTCAGAAGCTGTATATGAAGACGAAATTACTATAGAAAATTTAACTGCAAAATTATCAGATTCAAAATATAAATCTTTAAGCTTAATTAAAAAAGGAATAGTTCCAGTAATGATAGACCCTGATGGAAAATATATAGAACAATTTAAACCTAAAATAATAGTAGATGGAATACTTGCAAAAAAGAATATAGGGACATATAAAGATATGGCTGATATAGTAATAGGTGTAGGACCTGGATTTTCAGCAGGTGAAGATGTGGAAACAGTAGTAGAAACTAAAAGAGGTCATATGCTAGGAAAAGTAATTTATAAAGGAACACCTGAACCAAATACGGGAATTCCTGGCAACATTGGAGGTTTTACAGAGGAAAGAGTACTTAGAGCAAAATCTGATGGAAATATAAAAGTATTAAAAGATATAGGAACTTTAGTTGAAAAAGGAGATGTAGTAGCTACTATATGTGAATGTCAAGTAGAGACAAAAATATCAGGAGTAATTAGAGGTATGATTAGAGATAATTATTATGTGTATGAAGGTATGAAAATAGGGGATGTAGATCCAAGAGGCGAAGAAAAATATTGTTACCAAATATCAGATAAAGCACGTGCAGTAGCAGGAGGAGTATTAGAAGCTATAATGTATAATTTATATAGGAAAAACAATAATGAGATTAAGTGA
- a CDS encoding winged helix-turn-helix domain-containing protein translates to MKVGYRVWIENENKAFGKGPYELLIQINKLGSINMACKNLNMSYSKGFKIIKKIEDELGFKLLDRTIGGKSGGGCSLTENAKKMICSYENFIEELDMEMNRLFEKHFNNII, encoded by the coding sequence TTGAAGGTAGGATATAGAGTATGGATAGAAAATGAAAATAAAGCCTTTGGTAAAGGTCCTTATGAATTACTTATACAAATAAATAAATTAGGGTCAATAAATATGGCTTGTAAAAATTTAAATATGAGTTATAGTAAAGGTTTCAAAATAATAAAAAAGATTGAAGATGAATTGGGATTTAAATTATTAGATAGAACAATAGGTGGAAAGTCTGGTGGAGGTTGTAGTCTAACTGAAAATGCAAAAAAAATGATATGTTCATATGAAAATTTTATAGAAGAATTAGATATGGAAATGAATAGGTTATTTGAAAAACATTTTAATAATATAATTTAA
- a CDS encoding AEC family transporter, with protein sequence MGEIISKVIPIFLLIALGYIIKQKNLVKQESMDELKNGVINIALPALLFITFRDMTLKKEYFLVIFIVFILLIILYNIGNLLNKIKYIAHPLVPFIVTSFTFGLLGIPLFSSVFGVENLEKISIFGVAHEFFVWFIFYTLLKMKFNNERFSIHIIKGFLTSPLIISIILGLLLNIMNIEKIFFENTFFIGVDITLNYLSSIATPIILIIIGFGLKINKIYIKQSMKLFLIRIITILIMGYIFKLVIINKIITNDPLFDYAYFTFLILPPPYSLSIFVDKYANREYSEIANNVVVIHTIACIIIFVLFVLTFVGDNLY encoded by the coding sequence ATGGGAGAAATTATATCAAAAGTAATACCAATATTTTTGCTTATAGCACTTGGGTATATTATAAAACAAAAAAATTTAGTTAAACAAGAATCAATGGATGAATTAAAAAATGGAGTCATAAATATAGCATTACCTGCATTATTATTTATTACTTTTAGAGATATGACTCTTAAAAAGGAGTATTTTTTAGTTATATTCATAGTATTTATATTACTTATTATATTATATAATATAGGTAATTTATTAAATAAAATTAAGTATATAGCTCATCCTCTAGTACCATTTATAGTTACTTCATTTACTTTTGGACTTTTAGGAATACCCTTATTTAGCTCTGTGTTTGGAGTTGAAAATTTAGAGAAGATATCAATATTTGGAGTAGCACATGAATTCTTTGTATGGTTTATATTTTATACATTATTAAAAATGAAATTTAATAATGAAAGATTTTCCATACATATAATTAAAGGATTTTTAACTTCACCTCTTATAATTTCAATTATTTTAGGATTATTATTAAATATTATGAATATAGAAAAAATATTTTTTGAAAATACCTTTTTCATAGGTGTAGACATTACATTAAATTATTTATCAAGTATTGCAACTCCTATTATACTTATTATCATAGGATTTGGACTTAAAATAAATAAAATATACATAAAACAAAGTATGAAATTATTCCTTATAAGAATAATAACTATACTGATTATGGGATATATCTTTAAATTAGTTATAATAAATAAAATTATAACTAATGATCCTTTATTTGATTATGCATACTTTACATTTTTAATATTGCCACCACCCTATTCATTATCCATATTTGTAGATAAATATGCTAACAGAGAATATAGTGAAATAGCTAATAATGTAGTTGTAATTCATACAATAGCATGTATTATAATCTTTGTATTATTTGTTTTAACTTTTGTAGGGGACAACCTATATTAA
- a CDS encoding DUF4474 domain-containing protein, translated as MLNNVDSSYFISFFLVFIILMIIVYKKYKEYSKNLFEKYKTPLDKEKIDEIIDISGYSYDERQDIFFSNIDAWQRKMGYCRLYDEAAAPLGMIIDCEPIYFEYDNKRWLIEFWKGQYDLCTGAEIGIYYTTGPDLDIPDFFNGTFYNAVKDEDFLEISFVLKRNNRTILKRKSRHWWLTGFRVGEFSEPEELTMDIKIVFKNRDMTNSFIKGLRNANYSYTEIVQRGNIIRLKFDKPHVEQPYTRNEKTDKIIQFKNKELCDKYELLTEAYDTFPEKLEILYKKSPDLYKEVLNIGRPKKLIEIYKELQKYIDSKEED; from the coding sequence ATGTTAAATAATGTAGATTCTTCTTATTTTATATCATTTTTTTTAGTATTTATTATCTTAATGATAATAGTTTATAAAAAATATAAAGAATATAGTAAAAATTTATTTGAAAAATATAAAACTCCACTTGATAAAGAAAAGATAGATGAAATTATAGATATAAGTGGATATTCTTATGATGAAAGACAAGATATATTTTTTTCTAATATAGATGCTTGGCAAAGAAAAATGGGATATTGTAGATTATATGATGAAGCCGCTGCACCACTAGGCATGATAATAGATTGTGAGCCAATATATTTTGAATATGATAATAAAAGGTGGCTAATAGAATTTTGGAAAGGACAATATGATTTATGTACTGGGGCTGAAATTGGAATATATTATACTACAGGTCCAGATTTAGATATACCTGATTTTTTTAATGGCACTTTTTATAATGCAGTAAAGGATGAAGATTTTCTTGAAATTTCTTTTGTTCTGAAAAGGAATAATAGAACAATTCTTAAAAGAAAATCTAGACATTGGTGGTTGACAGGGTTTAGAGTTGGAGAGTTTTCTGAACCAGAAGAACTTACTATGGATATAAAAATTGTATTTAAAAATAGAGATATGACTAATAGCTTCATAAAAGGATTAAGAAATGCTAATTATTCATATACTGAAATAGTTCAAAGAGGAAATATAATCAGATTAAAATTTGATAAGCCTCATGTGGAACAACCTTATACTAGAAATGAAAAAACAGATAAAATTATACAATTTAAAAATAAAGAATTATGTGATAAATATGAGTTATTAACAGAAGCATATGATACCTTCCCAGAAAAATTAGAGATATTATATAAAAAGTCACCTGATTTATATAAAGAAGTTTTAAATATAGGTAGACCTAAAAAGTTAATTGAAATATATAAAGAACTCCAAAAATATATTGATAGTAAAGAGGAAGACTAA
- a CDS encoding uracil-xanthine permease family protein, whose protein sequence is MMEGKSTRSNSVFDLYGRPPITRAAPLGIQHVLAMLVGNITPAIILAGAVGLSTGESTLLIQAAMFIAGIATLLQLYPVGGRSNFRIGSGLPVIMGVSFAYVPTVLSIANNYGIAGVLGAQLVGGIVAIIVGIFIKPLRKFFPPIVSGTVVLTIGLSLYPIAINYMAGGVGAANYGSLKNWAVAIVTLVVVLICNNFTKGITKLASVLMGIIAGYILALALGMISFSGVGDAGWIAIPRPLHFGIKFYPTAIITMSIMYIVNSIQAVGDLSATTAGGLDREPTDSELSGGIIGNGTASILGSLFGGLPTATYSQNVGIVAMNKVVSKFVLLLAAGTILLAGFIPKIGAIMTTIPQSVLGGATISVFAMITMTGIKLITQDEMSTRNVSIVGLAIALGMGITTVPGALEQFPEWVTEIFTSSPVIIAAIVVFFLNIIVPKKTIDEEKKERQEIADKEKIG, encoded by the coding sequence ATGATGGAAGGAAAAAGCACCAGAAGTAATTCAGTATTTGATTTATATGGAAGACCACCGATTACAAGAGCAGCACCACTTGGGATTCAACATGTTTTAGCAATGTTAGTAGGAAATATTACACCAGCTATAATTTTAGCAGGAGCAGTAGGACTTTCAACAGGAGAATCAACTCTTTTAATTCAAGCTGCAATGTTTATAGCAGGAATAGCTACATTATTACAACTTTATCCAGTAGGTGGAAGATCTAATTTTAGAATAGGATCAGGACTTCCTGTTATAATGGGAGTTAGTTTTGCATATGTGCCAACTGTATTATCAATTGCAAATAACTATGGAATTGCAGGAGTATTAGGAGCACAATTAGTAGGTGGTATAGTTGCTATTATAGTAGGTATATTTATAAAGCCTTTGAGAAAATTTTTCCCTCCTATAGTTTCAGGAACAGTAGTACTTACTATAGGATTATCACTATATCCAATAGCTATAAATTATATGGCAGGTGGAGTAGGTGCAGCAAATTATGGCTCACTTAAAAATTGGGCTGTAGCTATTGTAACATTAGTAGTGGTATTAATATGTAATAATTTCACAAAAGGAATAACAAAATTAGCATCAGTATTAATGGGAATAATAGCAGGATATATTTTAGCATTAGCACTTGGGATGATAAGTTTTTCTGGAGTAGGAGATGCAGGATGGATAGCTATTCCAAGACCTCTTCATTTTGGAATAAAATTTTATCCTACAGCAATAATAACAATGTCCATAATGTATATAGTTAATTCTATTCAGGCAGTAGGAGATTTATCAGCTACAACTGCAGGAGGACTTGATAGAGAACCAACAGATAGTGAATTATCAGGTGGTATAATAGGAAATGGTACTGCAAGTATATTAGGTTCGCTTTTTGGAGGATTACCAACTGCAACATATAGCCAAAATGTAGGTATAGTTGCTATGAATAAAGTTGTAAGTAAATTTGTATTACTTCTTGCTGCTGGAACAATACTTTTAGCAGGATTCATACCAAAAATTGGAGCAATTATGACCACAATACCTCAATCAGTATTAGGTGGTGCTACAATATCAGTATTTGCTATGATTACTATGACAGGTATAAAGCTTATAACTCAAGATGAAATGTCAACTCGAAATGTTTCAATAGTTGGTCTTGCAATAGCCCTTGGGATGGGAATCACAACTGTACCAGGAGCTTTAGAACAATTTCCAGAATGGGTAACGGAAATATTTACATCTTCACCAGTTATAATTGCAGCTATAGTAGTGTTTTTCTTAAATATTATAGTGCCAAAGAAAACTATTGATGAAGAAAAGAAAGAAAGACAAGAAATAGCTGATAAAGAAAAAATAGGCTAA
- a CDS encoding XdhC family protein — protein MYEIEYIEEVKKEIQMNKKVALAIVTDSKGSTPRENGAMMVIKEDESIVGTIGGGKIEYDVLKRAKECLETGESKKYNYELTEKGELGMTCGGQAEIFIKVFNKKDTLLIVGGGHIAQRLYKLGEFLDFKTVVFETRKEIIESDIFPDSVELKTGDITEELNNYPISDNSYIVLVSKGHKDDLKALREVYDSGAKYIGMIGSIRKCKNMMDTLVKEGIERERLKKVFAPIGLDLGGETPEEIAFSIMSQILAVKNESTAKSMKYNFFK, from the coding sequence ATGTATGAGATTGAATATATTGAAGAAGTTAAAAAAGAAATTCAAATGAATAAAAAAGTGGCACTTGCCATAGTAACTGATTCAAAAGGTTCAACCCCTAGAGAAAATGGTGCAATGATGGTAATAAAAGAAGATGAATCAATTGTAGGCACAATAGGGGGAGGGAAAATTGAATATGATGTATTAAAACGTGCTAAAGAATGTTTAGAAACAGGAGAAAGTAAAAAATATAATTATGAACTTACTGAAAAAGGTGAATTAGGTATGACTTGTGGAGGACAAGCTGAAATATTTATAAAAGTATTTAATAAAAAAGATACATTACTTATAGTAGGTGGAGGTCATATAGCTCAAAGATTATATAAATTAGGTGAATTTCTAGATTTTAAAACAGTAGTATTTGAAACTAGAAAAGAAATAATAGAAAGTGATATTTTTCCAGATAGCGTAGAACTTAAAACCGGGGATATAACAGAAGAATTAAACAATTACCCAATATCTGATAATTCATATATCGTACTTGTAAGTAAAGGTCATAAAGATGATTTAAAGGCCTTGAGAGAAGTTTATGATAGTGGAGCTAAATATATAGGTATGATAGGAAGTATAAGAAAATGTAAAAACATGATGGACACTTTAGTTAAAGAAGGTATAGAAAGAGAAAGATTAAAAAAAGTATTTGCTCCAATAGGGTTGGATCTTGGGGGAGAAACCCCAGAAGAAATTGCTTTCTCTATAATGAGTCAAATTCTAGCTGTAAAAAATGAATCAACAGCTAAAAGCATGAAATATAACTTTTTCAAATAA
- the mocA gene encoding molybdenum cofactor cytidylyltransferase yields the protein MITAIIMASGFSERMGSDKLFLKVNSQTLIERTIKIVKGSKIDNIIIVYRDKRIKDIAKNQGIISIYNNNAKKGQSESIKLGIKSADERTKGFIFFVGDQPFLSIGVINKIITEFKKRREEIIIPLYNGKRGNPIIFPALLKKELLLINGDIGGREVIKNNLDIVNYIKIHDKYLGIDIDTIEDYKKIIDRGE from the coding sequence ATGATAACAGCAATAATAATGGCATCAGGATTTTCAGAGAGAATGGGTAGTGATAAATTATTTTTAAAGGTAAACTCTCAAACTTTAATAGAGAGAACAATAAAAATAGTTAAAGGGTCTAAAATAGATAATATAATTATAGTTTATAGAGATAAGAGAATAAAAGATATTGCTAAAAATCAAGGTATTATTTCAATATATAATAATAATGCAAAAAAAGGACAAAGTGAATCTATAAAGTTAGGAATAAAATCAGCAGATGAAAGGACAAAAGGGTTCATATTTTTTGTAGGAGATCAACCTTTTTTATCAATAGGAGTTATAAATAAGATTATAACTGAATTTAAGAAAAGGAGAGAAGAGATAATAATTCCTCTTTATAATGGCAAAAGAGGAAACCCCATTATATTTCCAGCTTTGTTGAAAAAAGAGTTATTATTGATTAATGGAGATATAGGAGGGAGAGAAGTCATAAAAAACAACCTTGATATTGTAAATTACATAAAAATTCACGATAAATATTTAGGTATAGACATAGATACAATTGAAGATTATAAAAAAATAATAGATAGAGGAGAATAA
- the yqeC gene encoding selenium cofactor biosynthesis protein YqeC, giving the protein MRLSDRLNIKKKDLISIVGAGGKTSVMYEIAKECKNKNLKILLTTTTKIYYPTENFIDNIFLLNKESIDITKIKNGTITIIGEYVSTENKLIGIDKSFIDEISKRNIFDLIIVEADGSKRKTIKAPNYHEPLIPSKTTKVIGIIGIDAIGMLLNNKNVHRVDEFSSVTGTKIGEIISNNSIKKLVISKDGLFKNSPENTEKILILNKADDKELQIKGCKLSRSINKETIDLKYMFVTSIYNKYCRRCEL; this is encoded by the coding sequence ATGAGATTAAGTGATAGATTAAATATAAAAAAGAAAGATTTAATATCTATAGTAGGAGCTGGAGGAAAAACTTCAGTTATGTATGAAATAGCAAAAGAATGTAAAAATAAAAATCTAAAGATACTTTTAACCACAACTACTAAAATATACTATCCAACAGAAAATTTTATAGATAATATATTTTTACTAAATAAAGAAAGTATAGATATAACTAAAATAAAAAATGGAACTATTACAATCATAGGAGAATATGTATCAACAGAAAACAAATTAATAGGTATAGATAAAAGTTTTATAGATGAAATATCTAAAAGAAATATCTTTGATTTAATAATAGTAGAAGCAGATGGATCAAAAAGAAAAACTATAAAAGCCCCTAATTATCATGAACCATTAATTCCAAGTAAAACTACAAAGGTAATAGGAATTATAGGAATAGATGCTATAGGAATGCTATTAAATAATAAAAATGTCCATAGAGTAGATGAGTTTTCATCTGTAACAGGTACCAAAATAGGTGAAATTATAAGTAATAATTCAATAAAAAAATTAGTAATATCTAAAGATGGATTATTTAAAAATAGTCCTGAGAATACAGAAAAAATACTTATACTAAATAAAGCTGATGACAAAGAACTTCAAATAAAAGGATGTAAATTATCAAGAAGTATAAATAAAGAAACTATAGATTTAAAGTATATGTTCGTAACAAGCATTTACAATAAGTATTGTAGAAGGTGTGAACTATGA
- the galT gene encoding UDP-glucose--hexose-1-phosphate uridylyltransferase — MSKKGISYEVERLLNFAYQNDMIEKLDMVQMRNSLMDLLKIEEPYNGEFKDEILDSPVDILESILDYAHQEGIIERNTTSMRDLLDAKIMGILIPRQSAIATKFWNTEKNSGIEKATEDYYKMSKASNYIRMDRINKNLYWKTNTEYGDLEITINLSKPEKDPKDIALAKLQAKRSYPKCLLCLENVGYKGRINHPARQNHRVIPIKLNDENWYMQYSPYVYYNEHSIIFKENHEPMSITKKSFNRLLDFIEKIPHYFIGSNADLPIVGGSILSHEHFQGGNHKFAMEKANIELQFKSNDFKNVNIGIVKWPMSVIRLSGKYKKDIVELASKILNSWRNYNDESVDILSFSEGEPHNTITPIARKNSNDEYELDLVLRNNRINEKYPKGIFHPHQRLHHIKKENIGLIEVMGLAVLPGRLEKEIEKIEDILLNNELISKLEQYEQIQKHRDWIIELVDKYGAINNRDEAREILEKEVGMKFLDVLKDAGVYKRTQEGKKAFIRFMKYNNFDIID; from the coding sequence TTGAGCAAGAAAGGTATATCGTATGAAGTAGAAAGATTATTAAATTTTGCATATCAAAATGATATGATTGAAAAGTTAGACATGGTTCAAATGAGAAATAGTTTAATGGATTTATTAAAAATTGAAGAACCTTATAATGGTGAATTTAAAGATGAAATATTAGATAGTCCTGTAGATATATTAGAAAGTATATTGGATTATGCTCATCAAGAAGGAATAATAGAAAGAAATACAACATCTATGAGAGACTTATTAGATGCAAAGATTATGGGAATATTAATTCCACGACAATCAGCTATTGCGACTAAATTTTGGAATACTGAAAAAAATTCTGGAATAGAAAAAGCTACTGAAGATTATTATAAAATGTCAAAAGCGTCTAATTATATAAGAATGGATAGAATAAATAAAAATTTATATTGGAAGACAAATACAGAATATGGTGATTTAGAAATTACTATAAATCTATCTAAGCCAGAAAAAGATCCAAAGGATATTGCACTTGCAAAATTACAAGCAAAAAGATCATATCCTAAATGTTTATTATGTTTAGAAAATGTAGGATATAAAGGTAGAATAAATCATCCAGCACGTCAAAATCATAGGGTTATACCTATAAAGTTAAATGATGAAAATTGGTATATGCAATACTCTCCATATGTTTATTATAATGAACATAGTATTATATTCAAAGAAAATCATGAGCCTATGAGTATTACAAAAAAAAGTTTTAATAGGTTATTAGATTTTATAGAAAAGATACCACACTATTTTATAGGTTCAAATGCAGATTTGCCCATTGTAGGAGGGTCTATACTTAGTCATGAGCATTTTCAAGGTGGAAATCATAAATTTGCTATGGAAAAAGCTAATATAGAGTTACAGTTTAAATCCAATGACTTTAAAAACGTTAACATAGGTATAGTAAAATGGCCAATGTCAGTTATCAGATTATCTGGAAAATATAAAAAAGATATAGTGGAGTTAGCATCTAAGATATTAAATTCTTGGAGGAATTATAATGATGAAAGTGTAGATATATTATCTTTTTCAGAAGGAGAACCTCATAATACTATAACTCCTATAGCAAGAAAAAATTCAAATGATGAGTATGAATTAGATTTAGTTTTAAGAAATAATAGAATAAATGAAAAATACCCAAAAGGAATTTTTCATCCTCATCAAAGATTACATCATATAAAGAAAGAAAATATAGGATTAATTGAAGTTATGGGACTTGCAGTACTTCCAGGAAGACTTGAAAAAGAAATAGAAAAAATTGAAGACATTCTTTTAAATAATGAACTTATATCTAAGTTAGAACAATATGAACAAATACAAAAACATAGGGATTGGATAATTGAGTTAGTAGATAAATATGGTGCTATAAATAATAGAGATGAAGCAAGAGAGATATTAGAAAAAGAAGTTGGAATGAAGTTCTTGGATGTATTAAAAGATGCTGGAGTATATAAAAGAACTCAAGAAGGAAAAAAAGCTTTTATTAGATTTATGAAATATAATAATTTTGATATTATTGATTAA
- a CDS encoding RidA family protein → MVERTVVSTKKAPGAIGPYSQAIKVGEFVFTSGQLPMDPESGELINDIKKATARSLDSVKAILEEAGSSMENIIKTTIFVKDLDDFAAVNEVYGTYFGDEPPARSCVQVAKIPKDAKVEIEAIAKLK, encoded by the coding sequence TTGGTAGAAAGAACAGTAGTATCAACAAAGAAAGCACCAGGAGCAATAGGACCATATTCACAAGCAATAAAAGTAGGAGAGTTCGTATTTACTTCAGGACAATTGCCAATGGATCCTGAATCAGGTGAATTAATTAATGATATTAAAAAAGCTACTGCTAGATCACTTGATAGTGTAAAGGCAATATTAGAAGAAGCAGGAAGTAGTATGGAAAACATAATTAAAACTACAATATTTGTAAAAGACTTAGATGATTTTGCAGCAGTAAATGAAGTTTATGGCACATATTTTGGTGATGAACCACCAGCAAGATCATGTGTTCAAGTAGCAAAAATACCAAAAGATGCTAAAGTTGAAATCGAAGCTATAGCTAAACTAAAATAA